The Phyllopteryx taeniolatus isolate TA_2022b chromosome 9, UOR_Ptae_1.2, whole genome shotgun sequence genome contains a region encoding:
- the LOC133484117 gene encoding zinc finger E-box-binding homeobox 2-like isoform X2 encodes MSVGMYDSTGGRVDAEQVASLGSEGEDEVGLWSLEPQDYQESLDKMSRTPSEGTEEPGSPALSAQPHSLSPGSGGGSGRKFWAQVEPESEATDDGGGIASAPDREGEQGSLRMHCRSSDSHIDLEDLAHYEFLAKLRKASTSASLLDHFSRNGTAAVHRLQGGGGGGGGGGTHEELPPAMWSPAVQHHSPEGADARRRLQACPFCHRTYQHGALLRDHIKYCQERGRGHMACPFCGYTATHRAQLEQHLALHHQAHDKSAITLDQGVETRKFKCLQCGKAFKYKHHLKEHLRIHSGEKPYECANCKKRFSHSGSYSSHLSSKKCLGSGGTLGCSGGTSGVLNGHSQNSYQHSFPGSPSAWRERNSKGSPLASQVQDNSRPPGHGAEDPSQLSVQDFSFRTSELASLCNPSAELSLRASILKGTTLLPYLQSGSKFEQMLQEMLHREVRKYEDIHRNGGGPDRKVSQERGPLREKSRERERGALGVTCCWCSQVFPNVVVFQQHERYHCKMNREAVDVPEGLYNKDHHSPPLFLSRSGISKTNDVTNGASENESPVQKWPSVPQQLPGTLPSPHDHLDSSGQEKGSPSHASELSSPHTRRRLPSSGSPGCGHPPELSSPHNHSQNEPLDLSVRKQKSDQRNVNGSATKRERTEDRTKQLSRQSPNQLSEQTLHPHPIYRAHGAPVFPGSLYNGFPFFSQSALGFAGHDGIAPLPFSPSPISPGFLSPLAYMVEAESEATLKKLHQERQALMGEVLNRGALDYLSIMDEGLEGDVGPGRKRLKKTDEGLYACDICEKTFQKSSSLLRHKYEHTGKRPYECKVCNKAFKHKHHLIEHSRLHSGEKPYQCDKCGKRFSHSGSYSQHMNHRYAYCSKDQDPDQEHDDVPPEPAALSVEDTQTPQSFLSDTSLDGASEAPKEDEDDQEGRAEEEPVNQETRKDESCTGGNHFHGAELWESHTQVQNGDLDKCELSLDATDLPRIQT; translated from the exons TGGACGCAGAGCAAGTGGCTTCACTGGGGTCCGAGGGAGAGGATGAGGTGGGCCTCTGGAGCCTGGAGCCCCAGGACTACCAGGAGAGCCTGGACAAGATGAGTCGGACTCCCAGCGAGGGCACGGAGGAGCCCGGCAGCCCCGCCCTTTCTGCACAGCCCCACAGCCTCAGTCCCGGgagcggcggcggcagcggcaGGAAATTCTGGGCCCAGGTGGAGCCAGAATCCGAGGCCACAGACGACGGCGGCGGCATCGCCTCTGCCCCCGACAGGGAGGGGGAGCAGGGATCACTGAGGATGCACT GTAGGAGCTCAGACTCCCACATTGACTTGGAAGACCTTGCCCATTACGAGTTCCTGGCCAAGCTGAGGAAGGCCTCGACCTCCGCCAGCCTTTTGGACCACTTCAGCCGCAACGGCACGGCCGCCGTGCACCGTCTgcagggcggcggcggcggcggcggcggcggcgggaccCACGAGGAGCTGCCGCCTGCCATGTGGTCCCCAGCAGTTCAGCACCACTCGCCTGAGGGAGCAG ATGCAAGGAGGAGGCTGCAAGCCTGTCCCTTCTGCCACAGGACGTACCAGCACGGAGCCTTGCTGAGGGACCACATCAAATACTGTCAGGAGAGGGGCCGGGGCCACATGGCGTGTCCATTCTGTGGATACACTGCCACCCATAGGGCGCAATTGGAGCAACACCTGGCACTTCACCACCAAGCACATGACAAG AGCGCCATCACTTTGGATCAGGGCGTTGAGACACGGAAGTTCAAATGTCTGCAGTGTGGAAAGGCCTTCAAGTACAAACACCACCTCAAAGAGCACCTCCGCATCCACAGTG GAGAAAAACCATATGAGTGTGCCAACTGCAAGAAACGTTTCTCTCACTCGGGCTCCTACAGCTCCCACCTGAGCAGCAAAAAGTGCCTCGGCAGCGGAGGAACGCTCGGATGTTCAGGAGGAACGAGTGGTGTGCTTAACGGACATAGCCAAAATTCCTACCAGCACTCCTTTCCAGGATCTCCATCTGCATGGCGGGAGAGGAACAGCAAGGGCTCTCCTTTGGCGTCGCAAGTCCAAGACAATAGCAGGCCTCCCGGCCATGGAGCGGAGGATCCTTCCCAGCTTTCAGTGCAGGATTTCAGCTTCCGAACGTCAGAGCTGGCTTCCCTTTGCAACCCCTCAGCAGAGCTTTCTCTGAGAGCCAGCATCTTGAAAGGGACCACCCTGCTGCCTTATCTCCAGTCTGGCTCCAAGTTTGAGCAAATGCTGCAGGAGATGCTCCACAGAGAGGTGAGGAAGTACGAGGACATCCACAGGAACGGAGGCGGTCCCGACAGGAAGGTGTCGCAGGAGAGGGGGCCTCTAAGAGAGAAgtcaagagagcgagagagaggggcTCTCGGTGTTACGTGTTGCTGGTGCTCCCAAGTTTTCCCCAATGTGGTGGTTTTCCAACAGCACGAGCGCTACCACTGTAAGATGAACCGAGAAGCCGTGGATGTGCCTGAGGGTCTTTACAACAAAGACCACCACTCGCCGCCTTTATTCTTATCCAGGTCGGGGATCAGCAAAACTAACGACGTAACCAACGGAGCCTCTGAAAACGAATCCCCAGTGCAGAAGTGGCCCTCTGTACCTCAGCAGCTACCGGGCACACTGCCTTCCCCTCACGACCACTTGGACTCTTCTGGCCAGGAGAAGGGCAGCCCAAGCCATGCCTCGGAGTTGTCGTCTCCTCACACCAGAAGAAGACTCCCATCCTCGGGTTCTCCCGGCTGCGGCCATCCCCCGGAACTCTCCTCACCTCATAACCACTCTCAGAACGAGCCTCTGGACCTTTCTGTGCGCAAGCAGAAGTCAGACCAAAGAAACGTCAATGGCAGCGCCACCAAAAGGGAGAGGACGGAAGACAGGACCAAACAGCTGAGTCGGCAGAGTCCCAACCAACTTTCAGAGCAAACCTTACATCCCCACCCAATCTACAGAGCACATGGCGCTCCTGTGTTCCCAGGCTCCTTATACAACGGATTCCCCTTCTTCAGCCAGTCTGCTTTGGGGTTTGCAGGGCATGACGGCATCGCACCGCTTCCTTTCAGCCCGTCACCGATCAGCCCTGGATTTCTCTCGCCCTTGGCTTACATGGTGGAGGCTGAGTCCGAGGCGACATTGAAGAAGCTCCACCAGGAGAGACAAGCACTGATG GGGGAGGTGTTAAACCGCGGAGCTCTAGACTACCTCTCAATTATGGATGAAGGCTTGGAGGGGGACGTTGGACCAGGGCGCAAGAGGCTGAAAAAGACAGACGAGGGTCTGTACGCTTGCGACATCTGTGAAAAAACCTTCCAGAAAAGCAGCTCTTTGCTCAGACACAAATACGAACACACAG gCAAGCGTCCTTACGAATGCAAAGTATGCAACAAGGCGTTCAAGCACAAACACCACCTGATCGAGCACAGCCGCCTCCACTCGGGGGAGAAACCCTACCAATGTGACAAGTGCGGCAAGCGCTTCTCGCACTCGGGCTCGTACTCGCAGCACATGAACCACCGCTACGCCTACTGCAGCAAGGATCAGGACCCCGACCAGGAGCACGACGATGTGCCCCCAGAGCCCGCCGCCCTGTCCGTAGAGGACACGCAGACGCCGCAGTCCTTCCTCAGTGACACCAGTCTGGACGGAGCCTCCGAGGCCCCCAAAGAGGACGAAGACGACCAGGAAGGAAGAGCTGAGGAAGAGCCGGTAAACCAAGAAACTCGGAAAGACGAGAGTTGCACTGGAGGAAACCACTTCCATGGGGCGGAGCTCTGGGAGTCCCACACCCAGGTCCAAAATGGAGACTTGGATAAATGTGAACTGAGCCTGGATGCAACAGATCTACCCCGGATACAAACTTGA
- the LOC133484117 gene encoding zinc finger E-box-binding homeobox 2-like isoform X1: MRCLSLSLSLSLSSLPLFLSTLSPLSSCIPRLPRRTESTALAPPLSTGLPPEFPPHPLPSPPRARAATMTEESRGKRRKQANPRRSRVDAEQVASLGSEGEDEVGLWSLEPQDYQESLDKMSRTPSEGTEEPGSPALSAQPHSLSPGSGGGSGRKFWAQVEPESEATDDGGGIASAPDREGEQGSLRMHCRSSDSHIDLEDLAHYEFLAKLRKASTSASLLDHFSRNGTAAVHRLQGGGGGGGGGGTHEELPPAMWSPAVQHHSPEGADARRRLQACPFCHRTYQHGALLRDHIKYCQERGRGHMACPFCGYTATHRAQLEQHLALHHQAHDKSAITLDQGVETRKFKCLQCGKAFKYKHHLKEHLRIHSGEKPYECANCKKRFSHSGSYSSHLSSKKCLGSGGTLGCSGGTSGVLNGHSQNSYQHSFPGSPSAWRERNSKGSPLASQVQDNSRPPGHGAEDPSQLSVQDFSFRTSELASLCNPSAELSLRASILKGTTLLPYLQSGSKFEQMLQEMLHREVRKYEDIHRNGGGPDRKVSQERGPLREKSRERERGALGVTCCWCSQVFPNVVVFQQHERYHCKMNREAVDVPEGLYNKDHHSPPLFLSRSGISKTNDVTNGASENESPVQKWPSVPQQLPGTLPSPHDHLDSSGQEKGSPSHASELSSPHTRRRLPSSGSPGCGHPPELSSPHNHSQNEPLDLSVRKQKSDQRNVNGSATKRERTEDRTKQLSRQSPNQLSEQTLHPHPIYRAHGAPVFPGSLYNGFPFFSQSALGFAGHDGIAPLPFSPSPISPGFLSPLAYMVEAESEATLKKLHQERQALMGEVLNRGALDYLSIMDEGLEGDVGPGRKRLKKTDEGLYACDICEKTFQKSSSLLRHKYEHTGKRPYECKVCNKAFKHKHHLIEHSRLHSGEKPYQCDKCGKRFSHSGSYSQHMNHRYAYCSKDQDPDQEHDDVPPEPAALSVEDTQTPQSFLSDTSLDGASEAPKEDEDDQEGRAEEEPVNQETRKDESCTGGNHFHGAELWESHTQVQNGDLDKCELSLDATDLPRIQT; this comes from the exons TGGACGCAGAGCAAGTGGCTTCACTGGGGTCCGAGGGAGAGGATGAGGTGGGCCTCTGGAGCCTGGAGCCCCAGGACTACCAGGAGAGCCTGGACAAGATGAGTCGGACTCCCAGCGAGGGCACGGAGGAGCCCGGCAGCCCCGCCCTTTCTGCACAGCCCCACAGCCTCAGTCCCGGgagcggcggcggcagcggcaGGAAATTCTGGGCCCAGGTGGAGCCAGAATCCGAGGCCACAGACGACGGCGGCGGCATCGCCTCTGCCCCCGACAGGGAGGGGGAGCAGGGATCACTGAGGATGCACT GTAGGAGCTCAGACTCCCACATTGACTTGGAAGACCTTGCCCATTACGAGTTCCTGGCCAAGCTGAGGAAGGCCTCGACCTCCGCCAGCCTTTTGGACCACTTCAGCCGCAACGGCACGGCCGCCGTGCACCGTCTgcagggcggcggcggcggcggcggcggcggcgggaccCACGAGGAGCTGCCGCCTGCCATGTGGTCCCCAGCAGTTCAGCACCACTCGCCTGAGGGAGCAG ATGCAAGGAGGAGGCTGCAAGCCTGTCCCTTCTGCCACAGGACGTACCAGCACGGAGCCTTGCTGAGGGACCACATCAAATACTGTCAGGAGAGGGGCCGGGGCCACATGGCGTGTCCATTCTGTGGATACACTGCCACCCATAGGGCGCAATTGGAGCAACACCTGGCACTTCACCACCAAGCACATGACAAG AGCGCCATCACTTTGGATCAGGGCGTTGAGACACGGAAGTTCAAATGTCTGCAGTGTGGAAAGGCCTTCAAGTACAAACACCACCTCAAAGAGCACCTCCGCATCCACAGTG GAGAAAAACCATATGAGTGTGCCAACTGCAAGAAACGTTTCTCTCACTCGGGCTCCTACAGCTCCCACCTGAGCAGCAAAAAGTGCCTCGGCAGCGGAGGAACGCTCGGATGTTCAGGAGGAACGAGTGGTGTGCTTAACGGACATAGCCAAAATTCCTACCAGCACTCCTTTCCAGGATCTCCATCTGCATGGCGGGAGAGGAACAGCAAGGGCTCTCCTTTGGCGTCGCAAGTCCAAGACAATAGCAGGCCTCCCGGCCATGGAGCGGAGGATCCTTCCCAGCTTTCAGTGCAGGATTTCAGCTTCCGAACGTCAGAGCTGGCTTCCCTTTGCAACCCCTCAGCAGAGCTTTCTCTGAGAGCCAGCATCTTGAAAGGGACCACCCTGCTGCCTTATCTCCAGTCTGGCTCCAAGTTTGAGCAAATGCTGCAGGAGATGCTCCACAGAGAGGTGAGGAAGTACGAGGACATCCACAGGAACGGAGGCGGTCCCGACAGGAAGGTGTCGCAGGAGAGGGGGCCTCTAAGAGAGAAgtcaagagagcgagagagaggggcTCTCGGTGTTACGTGTTGCTGGTGCTCCCAAGTTTTCCCCAATGTGGTGGTTTTCCAACAGCACGAGCGCTACCACTGTAAGATGAACCGAGAAGCCGTGGATGTGCCTGAGGGTCTTTACAACAAAGACCACCACTCGCCGCCTTTATTCTTATCCAGGTCGGGGATCAGCAAAACTAACGACGTAACCAACGGAGCCTCTGAAAACGAATCCCCAGTGCAGAAGTGGCCCTCTGTACCTCAGCAGCTACCGGGCACACTGCCTTCCCCTCACGACCACTTGGACTCTTCTGGCCAGGAGAAGGGCAGCCCAAGCCATGCCTCGGAGTTGTCGTCTCCTCACACCAGAAGAAGACTCCCATCCTCGGGTTCTCCCGGCTGCGGCCATCCCCCGGAACTCTCCTCACCTCATAACCACTCTCAGAACGAGCCTCTGGACCTTTCTGTGCGCAAGCAGAAGTCAGACCAAAGAAACGTCAATGGCAGCGCCACCAAAAGGGAGAGGACGGAAGACAGGACCAAACAGCTGAGTCGGCAGAGTCCCAACCAACTTTCAGAGCAAACCTTACATCCCCACCCAATCTACAGAGCACATGGCGCTCCTGTGTTCCCAGGCTCCTTATACAACGGATTCCCCTTCTTCAGCCAGTCTGCTTTGGGGTTTGCAGGGCATGACGGCATCGCACCGCTTCCTTTCAGCCCGTCACCGATCAGCCCTGGATTTCTCTCGCCCTTGGCTTACATGGTGGAGGCTGAGTCCGAGGCGACATTGAAGAAGCTCCACCAGGAGAGACAAGCACTGATG GGGGAGGTGTTAAACCGCGGAGCTCTAGACTACCTCTCAATTATGGATGAAGGCTTGGAGGGGGACGTTGGACCAGGGCGCAAGAGGCTGAAAAAGACAGACGAGGGTCTGTACGCTTGCGACATCTGTGAAAAAACCTTCCAGAAAAGCAGCTCTTTGCTCAGACACAAATACGAACACACAG gCAAGCGTCCTTACGAATGCAAAGTATGCAACAAGGCGTTCAAGCACAAACACCACCTGATCGAGCACAGCCGCCTCCACTCGGGGGAGAAACCCTACCAATGTGACAAGTGCGGCAAGCGCTTCTCGCACTCGGGCTCGTACTCGCAGCACATGAACCACCGCTACGCCTACTGCAGCAAGGATCAGGACCCCGACCAGGAGCACGACGATGTGCCCCCAGAGCCCGCCGCCCTGTCCGTAGAGGACACGCAGACGCCGCAGTCCTTCCTCAGTGACACCAGTCTGGACGGAGCCTCCGAGGCCCCCAAAGAGGACGAAGACGACCAGGAAGGAAGAGCTGAGGAAGAGCCGGTAAACCAAGAAACTCGGAAAGACGAGAGTTGCACTGGAGGAAACCACTTCCATGGGGCGGAGCTCTGGGAGTCCCACACCCAGGTCCAAAATGGAGACTTGGATAAATGTGAACTGAGCCTGGATGCAACAGATCTACCCCGGATACAAACTTGA